The genome window TGTCTATCGTTAACGCACGATGAAATAAAAAATAGGCAATTGAATAAACTTCACCTATTATTTACAAATAGATAACATGTCTTTGAACTAAAGAGTGAATATTGACATTGTAGGTTGAATATTCTGTCACTCACTTTTATTATGTAAGTGAAAGCATTTAATTTATAATGATTAACTCTTACTAGCAGCACATGAATAGAGTGGCTTGAAGTCTACTTATTTCGAGGAATATATGCAGGCATCCGAAGAAACAAACGATGATTTTTTGTTTATCGATGATAGCGATGAAGACGAGATTCTAGAGGACTCAGGCGGCGATACATGGAAAGTGTTGATCGTAGATGATGATCCGGAAATCCATTCTGTTACCCAGTTAGCTCTGTCTGATTTGGTTGTCTTAGGTAAACGTCTTGAATATCTTCATGCTTATTCTGGCCGTGATGCCTGTCAATTAATCGAACAACATCTTGATATTGTTTTAGTCTTGCTTGATGTGGTGATGGAAACAGATGATGCTGGGCTAAATGTCGTTAAGCATATTCGAGAAACCTTGCTACGTCAGGATATTCGCATAGTTTTAAGAACCGGGCAGCCAGGTTACGCGCCGGAAGAAAGTGTCATTAAAGATTATGATATTAATGATTACAAGACTAAAACCGAATTAACACGTCGTAAATTAGTCACCACGGTTTATGCGGCGATTCGCTCTTACCAACAAATTGATACTGTTACCCAAAACCGTATTGGCTTAGAAAAAATTATTGGTGCGGCTGCTGAATTGCTGGAATTGCACTCAGTGCATGAATATGCCGAAGGGGTACTGACGCAATTAAGTTTATTAAGTGATAGCCAATCCGGCGTTTTTTGTGCCCGTGGTCAAGGTATCGTCGACGGCGCTGATGACTTAAGTTTATATGTTTTAGGGCAAAAAGGTCTTTCTACTGTACTTAATAATCAGAAACTGGAAATGTTATCAAATGATGCTATTCAGCAGCAGATAGCTAATTGTTTTCAGCAAAAACAACGAGTTTTTAATAAAGATAGTGCCAGCCTGTATTTAGCCAGTGGCGGCTACCGAGCGGTAATTCATTTAACTTTAAACGCTGCATTAAGTGATATTCAAAAGCAATTAATTGAAGTGTTCTTAAGTAATATTGCTATCGGTTACGAAAATGTTCATCTGTTTCAGAAGTTACGTGATGCTGCTTATAAAGACTGGTTAACTGAATTACCGAATCGACTTGAGTTCGTTAATTTACTTGATGGTTTTGCTCAAAGTGATGAAGCTAATTTGGTGGCAGGGTTAATTGACATTAACCACTTTAGCGATATTAACGACGGATTAGGACAAGATCTAGGTAATCAGCTATTAATGGCAGTTACTAGCCGAATGAAATCAATGGGGGAAGATTGTTGTTTTGCCCGTGTTGGTGCAGATGTCTTTGGTATTATTGGACCAAAAGATAGCGTTAATCCTGAAAAATTAAACGCCTTATTTGTTCAGCCTTTCTCGGCTGGTGAACAAAACTTACCGATTAATGCTTGCTTTGGTTTGTGTGAAAAGCAAGATGCTGGTGCCCGAGGCGTTAAAGTACTCAATCAGATCAATATCGCGCTTAATTTAGCGAAGAAAAGTACTCAAGAACACTATGTCTATTATAAACAGGAAATGGAAGAGCAGACCCTGTGGCGTTTAGGCATGATCAGACAACTCAGAACAGATTTTGCTGATAATCGTCTGGAGCTTTGGTATCAACCGCAACTGAATTTGCAATCCGGCAAAGTTATTGGTGCAGAAGCTTTACTGAGGTGGCGTACCGCTGATGGTCAATTTGTATCTCCCGCGGTATTTATTCCATTAGCTGAATATTCTGGCTTAATCATTGATATTGGTGATTGGGTCATTAATCAGGCGTGTCAGCAAATTAAAGTTCTTGAAGAACATTCATTTACTGATGTTGGTATCTCGGTCAATGTTTCTATCCCGCAATTTAGACGGGAAAATTTTGTTGATAGCATTATGGAAGCAACTAACAAGCATAAGGTTAAACCACGTAAATTAGAGTTAGAAATCACTGAAAATATTTTAATGGATGAACCTCAGGTTGTGATTGATGCCTTAGTTAAATTGAAAGAACAAGGGATCAGCATAGCGCTGGATGATTTCGGTACCGGTTATTCTTCAATGAGCTACTTGCAGAAATTACCGTTAGACCGTTTAAAAGTTGACCGTTCATTTGTTAACGATATTGCCAAACCAGAACATGCGATAATTGCAGAAACTATTATTAACCTTGGTAAACAGATGAACTTAAAAGTCATTGCTGAAGGGATTGAAGATCAAGAGCAACAAGCAAAATTAAAGTCGTTGGCATGTGATGAGGTACAAGGTTTCTTCTATGCTAAGCCGATGCCTGCCGATGAGTTTCTTGCGTTCTTAGAAGCTAATAAATAAGTTTTAATCGCAGAAAAATTGCCGCAAATAGAGCTGAGTATTTTTACTCAGCTTTTTTATACCTGTAATTCTGCATTAACAACGCTGTTACTATAAAGTCTATGGCAACAGCATGTGATGGCAGTCAAATGAGTGGACTATTGTGCGTTAACTGGTAAAACTTCATCTCGACGTAGTTCAGTCCCTTGACTTGGGTTAAGCGGAATTTGCAGCGATAACAATAATGAACAGCAGGCAAAGCCTGCACCGACATAAAACACTAAAGACGAGTTAATGAGCCATACCATACCAAGCAATACCGGGATGACGACCGCAGCGATATGATTGATAGAAAAACTAACCCCCGCACTAGCAGCAATATCTTCTGGCTTTGCGATCTTCTGGAAATAGGTTTTTATCGCAATCGCCAATGCAAAAAATAAATGGTCGATAACATATAAGATCGCAGCAAAGGTGGCATTTTCAGCCAAGCCATAGGCGATAAACAAAATAATCAAGCCGATATATTCAAAACGCAGGACTTTACGCTCACCAATAATGCCGATCAGCTTGCCGATTTTAGCGGCAAATAACCAATTAAAAACATAGTTAATCAAGAACAGAGCACTAATATCGGCAACACTATAATGAAATTTCTCAACCATTAAAAAGCCAGCGAAGACAACAAAAATTTGCCGGCGGGCGCCACTGAAAAAGGTTAATGCATAAAATAGCCAGTAGCGCTTGCGTAAGATTAGTTTCTTTTCCTGCTCGGCTTCAATTGGAAACTGCTGGAAACTTAGTGCTAATAATAATGTTAAGGTAAGGGCTAAGCCGCCAAACAAAGTGTATGTTGCCTGATAAGACCAGGACAACCATTCCATCAGCAGCCAGATGCTGCTGTAGGCCAGTAATGAAGCGATAGACTTAGCTGATAACATACGCCCCATAAAATGGGCTGCCTTGTCTTTATCAATCCATTGCAGCGTCAGTGATTGGCTAATAGTTTCAAAATAATGAAAACCAACTGACATGATCACAGTGGTGACATATAAGCCGATAGCACTTGGAAAATAACCGGTAATTGCTACGCCAAAGGCGGTGAGTCCCAGAGCAGCCAACGCAAACTTTTGTTCTCGAATAAATAACAGCAGGTAAATTGCCGTAAATGCTAGAAAGCCAGGTATTTCTCGTAGGCTTTGTAAAATGCCGATTTCTTTACCTGTAAACTGGGCTTTTTCAATAACAAAGTTATTTAGCAATGCCATCCAGACAGAAAAAACCAACGGCATAATAAAGGCCATCGCTAAAAGCAGGTTTTCAGGGGAATTCAGTTTTGCGGAGAGTTTCATGGCGATTGGTTATTGTGAGTTAAAGAACTATTTTAACCAATTGGTGTTTAATAGCCATTAATTAAACGCACGATACCTGATCAAAAACTGTGTTGATATTCAACGGTTATTTGTTGTCCTCGCGCCGGTAATTGTCGTAATGGCTGATCGTCTATTTCGCCTATCGTGGTGATAGTGGCGTGCTGATAGTCTTTATCCAAAAGATTTTTGACCGTTAAAGTAAGGGTATTTTTGTCATTTAGCAAATAGCGGCTATGTAAATTAAGTAAAGTTAACGAATGTTTATCGGTTAAAGTATCGATACGGCTGCGCCAATGAAGTTGTATGTTGTTTTGCCACTTGTCGCTAATTTGCCAGTTAACGCCCAAGAGTCCATAGCTTTTTGGGGCCAGTAATTCGGAAGGGAGTAACATCGCCGTTGCATCAACCTTTGAATGGTTACGGAAGATGTAGCTAAAGTGACCATGTAACTGCCATTGTGGGTTGATAGTCCAGCGCCATTCATTTTCTAGTCCGCTCGTCTGATTGGAAGAAATATTGGCTAATTGGGTGATATCGTTACTGGTATCAAAACCAATTAAATCGGAAATATGGTTTTCAAACAGGGTGGAGGAAAAAAAGAAGTCGTTACTGATGTATTGGTAATTAACTTCTGCCGATTTTAATACCGTTGGTTTTAACGTTTGGTTACCGTCAACCAGCCCGCTTTCTTCGTCATACAAATCACCCAGTGATGGCACGCGGTAAGCTTCATTGTAGGCCAACTTAAATATATGATGGTTATCGGCTTGATAAACTAAAGCAACTCTTGGATTGGTTCTGTTGGCGATGTCGTTATAGGTGTCTAATCTTAGCCCTGCCGTCAGACTGAGTTTCGTCGACCAATGAGTTTGTAACTGTAAATAACCACTTAGTGTTTTGCGACGAGTGTCGAGTACGATTCTTTGATTGCTCTCACCAAAAACCGTTATATCATCCAGGTACTCCAGATCGCCGTAAAGATTGTAGTTACTTTTAATCGCAGCGTTTGGTAATTTACTTAAACTCCAGTCAATACCGGAAGAGAGCTCAAACATCTCGTTGATCGGATAGATAAAATCAACGCCTGCCTGTTTATTGTCATAGGAAAAATGTTCGCCAAACAGCAAAGGTGCGGCTGCAAATATATCGTCATTTTGGGGTTGTAGCATGGCTACCGAGCGGCGGTGACCCTGATGCCACTGGCCACTAAAAGCTAACTGTTTATCGTCAGTTAAGTTCAATGTATAACTAAGCTGATGAATTAAGTTATTCTGCTGTAGTTGATTGGCCTGATTGTTAACCCGGCGAAAAAGATAAAACTGTTCGAATTGGTAGTTTTTATATAGCGTTAACCACTTAAAATTTCGATAGTTAACTGCGAACATTGCCTGTGAGCTTTTATGAGGATCTGAGGTTTGTTGTTCGATGGCAAAACGGTCAAATATCATCCGGTAGGTTTCGCCATCCTGTCGCTCTTTGTCGAATGAAAAACCTAGTTCCCAGTCATTAACTGTGTATTGCCATGCTATGCTGGCCTGTCGGGAATTGAGTGTACCAGCGGAGACAGTCAATTCGGGTTGAATTTTGGTGATTATGTTAATAACGCCATTAAAGGCATTAGCACCATAAAGCGCAGAACCTGGCCCTCTGATCACTTCAACACGTTCAACCTGACTGAGTTTAAATGCACGTATTAAATAATTGATCCCGCCGGTGTAGTCTTCATTAATTCTCTGACCATTGAGCAAAAATAAAATAGTATTGGCATATTTTTGGGCATGACCACGGCTGACCATGTAGGAATCATTGCCCTCTATTGAGTTATAGGACGCATAAAAACCTGGAATATGGTTCATAAGCTCGACTAGCGACTTTACCCCTAAGTTTTCGATGTCTGAGCGAGTTAAGAACGAAATACTGGCCGGCGCAGTCAAAGCTGTTGTTTCACTGACCGTTGCTATGCTGACAGGTGTCTGCATTAATTGCTTAAGGGACAGGGAAAAAATATCATCGAGTGAATTAGCGCCGCTGTTACACGTTACCACTAGCAGTGCTGGTAAATACTTTGGTATTCGGCTCATTCATATCCTTTGGCATTTAAAGTTATAGGAACTTGATACAAAACTTATATCATCAAAAAACTTGTGATCCTAACCCTATTAATAGCTTGGCTTTAATAATTACTCAAATTAATACGCTTAATTAAAACGCTTGTTTAAAAAATTTGCTTTTCCATTTCTTTCAAGGCACACTCAATCAACTATTATTAGAACGTGTTGAGCTTTGCTGTATGAGCTTGGCTGAAAAAGCAAACTTGAAAGATCGACACGCGTTAAAAAAAGCACGATTGTTCACCCGACATTTAATTGAGGAGACCAGGCATGTTATTTCAAGGCAAGAGCCTTTCTGCCGAGCTGTTGGACAACGGTATTGTTGAATTTAAGTTCGATGCCGAAGGTTCAGTAAATAAGTTTGATCAGGAAACATTTAAAGAATATCGAGAAATTGTAGCTGCCATCAATAATTGCAGCGAGGCAAAAGGTGTATTGGTAACGTCTGGTAAGTCTAGCTTTATCGTTGGCGCTGACATTACTGAATTTTTGGACATGTTCAAAAAACCAGAAGATGAACTGGTGCCGTGGATTAAAGCGGGCTCGGACGTATTTGACAGCTTTGAAGATTTAAACATGCCGACCGTAGCAGCGATTAACGGTTTTGCCTTAGGTGGCGGCTGTGAAATGACTTTGGCTTGTGATTACCGTATTGCCGACAGTACCTGCTCTATCGGGCTACCGGAAGTGAAATTAGGCTTAATGCCTGGCTTTGGTGGCACGGTACGTTTACCACGTATCATTGGCGCTGATAATGCCGTTGAGTGGATGTCGACTGGTAAAGCGCATAAACCAGAGCAAGCATTAGCAGTTGGGGTGTTAGATGCGGTAGTCGCACCGGAAGGTTTACGTGAAGCGGCACTTAAAACCTTACAACAAGCGATAGATGGTAAATTGGATTGGCGCGCCAAACGTCAGCCGAAACTGGAGCCGCTAAAACTATCACCAACTGAAAGTGTCATGACTTTTACCACTTGTAAGGGCATGATCGCGGCTAAAGCCGGTAAGCATTATCCCGCGCCTATGGTAACGGTTAGTACGATTGAGGCAGCAGCAGGTTTAGATCGTGCAGGTGCCATGGCATTGGAAAATCAGGGGTTTGCTAAGTTAGCTAAAACTGATGCTGCGACTGCGCAAATTGGTCTGTTTCTGGCTGATCAGGTGGTTAAAGGAAAAGCGAAAAAGGCTGGTAAGTTAGCAACGAAATCTGTTGATCGTGCTGCAGTATTAGGTGCTGGTATTATGGGTGGCGGGATCGCTTATCAATCCGCCTATAAAGGCACCCCGATTGTCATGAAAGATATTAATAACCAGGCGTTGGATCTGGGTTTAACCACGGCTGCCGGTATCTTATCAAAGCTTGCCGATCGTGGTCGTATTAACGCTAAGAAAATGGCTGGTGTGTTAAATAATATAACGCCAACTTTAAGTTATGACAGCGTTAAAGATGTTGATATTGTTGTTGAAGCGGTAGTTGAAAACCCTAAAGTGAAAGCTGCAGTGTTAGCGGAAGTGGAAAGTCATGTTAGTGAAGACGCTATTGTCACTTCAAATACTTCTACTATTTCTATTGATTTGCTAGCACAAAGTGTGAAACGAAAAGATAAGTTCTGTGGCATGCACTTCTTTAATCCGGTGCATAAAATGCCGTTAGTGGAAGTGATCCGTGGCAGTGAAACATCCGATGAAACGGTTGCCGCCGTCGTTGCATATGCCGCTAAAATGGGTAAGTCGCCGATTGTAGTGAACGACTGTCCAGGTTTTTACATCAACCGGGTGTTATTTCCATATTTTGCCGGTTTTAGCCAATTATTGCTCGAAGGTGCTGACTTTGTTGCGGTAGATAAAGTGATGGAAAAACAATTTGGCTGGCCGATGGGACCTGCGTATTTACTTGATGTTGTTGGTATCGACACTGCAGATCACTGTACCGGTGTGATGTCGGAAGGTTTCCCAACACGAATGGCTAAAATTACTAACGATCCGGTTAGTGCCTTGTATCAGGCTGATCGTTTAGGCCAGAAAAATGGTGGGGGCTTCTTTGATTACGGTAAAGATAAACGTGGTAAGCCAACCAAAGTAGCAGCGCAGGCCGCATACGATCTGTTTCAAGTGGAACAAAAAGAGTTTACTGCTGATGAAATTATTGCCCGCTTAATGATCCCTATGGTTAATGAAGTGATTCGTTGTTTAGAAGAAGGCGTCGTTGATAGTGCAGCTGAAGCGGATATGGGGTTAATTTACGGCTTAGGTTTCCCACCGTTTAGAGGTGGTCCAATTCGTTATCTTGAAACCTTAGGGTTAGATAACTTTATTGCTATGGCAGATAAATATGCGCATTTAGGTGAAATTTATCAGGTAACCGATGGTTTAAGAACCATGGCTGCCTCAGGCCAATCATATTTTACAACTGATGTTAAACAAGCGTAGGAGCCTCTCATGAAAGATGTCGTAATTATCGATACTATTCGTACACCAATGGGACGCTCGAAGGCGGGCGTTTTCCGTAATGTTCGTGCAGAGACACTGTCTGCACATCTGATGCAACAGTTATTAGTGCGTAACCCTAATTTAGATCCAGGATTAATAGACGATATTATCTGGGGGAATGTTAAGCAAACTAAAGAGCAGGGCTTTAATATTGCCCGTAATGCCCAGTTATTAACGGATATCCCTAAACATGTTGGCGCGGTCACCGTCAATCGTTTATGTGGTTCATCAATGCAAGCCTTGCATGATGCCACTACTAATATCATGGCGGGTCAGGGAGATGTCTTTATTGTTGGTGGCGTAGAGCATATGGGCCATGTGCCTATGATGTATGACGTAGATTTTGATCCGGCATTAAGCAAGTATATTTCTCGTGCGGCCGGCAACATGGGGTTAACCGCAGAATTATTGGGTAAACAACATGGCATCACTCGTGAACAACAGGATGCGTTTGCTGCCCGCTCACATCAAAGAGCACACCAGGCAACATTAGAAGGCCGCTGGGCTAATGAAATTGTTGCTACCCAAGGCCACGATGCTATTGGGGCTTTATCTTTAATAGAGCACGATGAAGTGATCCGTCCGGAAACCACTGTCGAGACGCTAGCAGGGTTACGACCAGTGTTCGATCCTGCTAATGGTACTGTTACTGCTGGTACGTCTTCAGCATTGTCAGATGGAGCGTCAGCGATGTTAGTAATGTCTGCTGATCGTGCCAAGGAACTTGGTTTAACGCCTAGAGCTAAAATCCGTGGAATGGGGGTTGCAGGCTGCGATCCATCGACTATGGGGTTTGGTCCGGTTCCCGCAACGAAAAAGGCATTAAAACGTGCAGGCTTATCGCTTGCAGACATTGAATTAGCAGAGTTTAATGAAGCATTTGCCGCTCAAGCGTTATCTTGTGTTCGTGCATTAGGGTTAGAAGAGCGTGCCGAAGATATGGTTAACCTTAATGGCGGTGCTATTGCCCTAGGTCACCCGTTAGGATGCTCTGGGACTCGTATTACCGGGACGTTATTGAACTTGATGGAAGGACAAGATGTTAACCTTGGACTTGCAACTATGTGTATCGGTTTAGGCCAAGGTATTGCGACTATTATTGAGCGTGTATAACGCGTTTATTGATAGCGAATAAAGTATTAAAAAACGCCAAGCCGTAATAAAGGAGCTTGGCGTTTTTATTTGTTGGTTTATTTATTGTAACGGAAGTTTTTAGCTATTATCCAAGGAATAAGCTTATCGGCTGCCATTGGCTTCGCATAATAGTAGCCTTGTACTATTTCTCCCCCTAATGATTGGAATTTCTTCAATTGTGCTTTTGTTTCAATACCTTCTGCAATCAATCGGTAGTTAAAATCTTTACTTAGCCCGATAATACTTTTTACGATCGCCTCATCTTTTTTATCTGTTTTAATATTTTGGATAAAAGCTCTATCTACTTTTAATGTGTTAAGCGGTAATTGTTTTAAATAATTGAGCGAGGCGAAGCCGGTACCAAAATCGTCTAAGGCAATGTTAATGCCTAGTGCTTGGCATTTACTTAATACTTCCACTGCCTCATCAATATTTGCTATTGATACTGATTCCAGTACCTCAATTTCTAGTAGAGAGTAAATACTTTTAGGGTAATCAATTAAACTTTCGTGTAAGCGATCGATAAAATCTCTTTTGAGAATATGAGCGGGCGTAATATTGATACTGACCTGAATGTTATAACCGGCTTTACGCCAAAGTGCACATTGCTTTAGAGCATGGTTGATGACCCATTCACCTATTTTAATTCCCATCGCTGAATGTTCTAACGCGTGTGAGAAGTAGCTAGGTGAAAGTACTCCTTGCTCAGGATGATGCCAGCGAATTAGCGCTTCGACACCAATGAATTCATTAGTTATGCTGTTAATCTTAGGTTGATATAACAAATTAAATTGTTTGCTGTCTATTGCGGCACCAACTTCGGTCAGTAATTTTCTCAGCTGAACTTGTTTTTTTTCTTCTTCTGGATCAAAAAATGAAATTTTATTGCGACCAGAATTTTTTGCCTGATACATGGTTTGATCGGCGCGGCGTAATATTGTATCTGCGTCTAATTTAGCATCGTGAATAATAGTTACGCCAATACTGGCTGATATTTTAACAAAGGACTCATTAGGTAATTGTATTGGCACACTTAAAATTAATAGGACACGTTTAAGTAAATCTTCACACTCCTCAATGTCATTAATGTCGTCTAGCAGTAGTACGAATTCATCGCCTCCTATTCTGGCTATAGTATCACTGGTACGTAGCGTATAAGTTAATTTTTTTGCTATTTCAACGAGAACAAAATCACCAGCGTCATGACCGTGATTATCATTTATCGGTTTGAAGTGATCTAAATCGATAAAAGCCAATGCGGCTAGCTTTTCTTGTCTTTCAATATGTTTAATGGTTTGTCTTAACCTGTCCAATAATAATGGCCGACTAACAAGGCCAGTTAAATTGTCAAAATGGGCAAGCTCATTAATTTCTTGCTCATATTTAGCTTTACTAATGGCGTTTAAAATTGCATGGAGTAGTTGAGTTGCCTTTAAGTGGTTTTTAATTAAGTAGTCACTGGCTCCTAGACGCATGGCTTCTGCTGCAACTTCCTCACTACCTAAGCCGGTGATAATAATAACAGCACAATTTTTATCTAATTGGGTACGAATTTGGTTTAGTAACTTCAGGCCGTCTTCGTTACCGAGGCGATAATCAACAATAATACAGTCGTAGTCACTATTTTTTATAACTGCAATAGAGTCTTTAACAGATGAAGCTTCTTCAATGGAAGCTGGTAAATCAACCAGCTTCAACAAGCGACGTATTTTTTCTCTATCGACATCGTCATCATCGACTACAAGTAGCTTTAAGTCACTAGTATTCATCTATACCTATATCCTTATAGGGCTTTATGGCGTCATTTCTACAGCTGTTTGATAGCTGAGTAATAACGATGCTAGCTTTGAAAATTGCGGCCCAACAGCAGACTTTACCATGTAACCGGCGACATTATGATAGTACGCCTGAGTACGGTCAGTTTCTGAGTCTGATGTTGTTAAGACAAAAATGACTAAATCTTTCAGATCTGACGAGGTTCTCACTACCTCTAAAAACTCTAAGCCGTTCATAACTGGCATATTAAGATCTAGTAAAATAATTAGCGGGCGCTTTAAAGGGCTATATTCTTCATCAGCCCGCAATATATCGAGTGCCTCTTTGCCATGAGTTGCCAATACAATAGGGATATTCGGCGCTACTTTCGATAAGCTTCTGACCACAGCTTCTGCGGCAACATCATCGTCTTCCACTAATAAGATATTGAGGTTTTTAATCATGGGTATCTTTCCTTATAAAACGCGGCCACCAAATATGAAAAGTTGCGCCTTTTTCCGGACTGTTATTTTCTACGCATATGCGTCCACCATGGGTTTCTGCTAAACGTCGACAAACAGATAAGCCGATGCCGGAGTTGCCTCTTTCTGAGGAAGTGACCGTTTGAAATAACCTGAATATCCGCTCTGTTGCAGCTTCTGGGATACCGGGGCCATCATCAGAAACGGCAAAGTGCAACATGCTATTTTCGCGGTGGCAGGCAATATTGATGGTGCCTGCTTCCTGGTCATGGTGCTTAATAGCGTTGCTGATCACGTTGCGTAAAATGGTTTCCAGTGGGGTCAGGGTTGATCTTATTTGACCTTCTGAAATGTCGAGTGTCAGTTTAAATGATTTTGGAATTTCCAAAAGTGCTAAGGTATTGTCGATGAGTTCTTTTATATTAATCGAGCGAATATCGGATTGAATATTCCCGGCACGGGCATAGGAGAGCAGGTTGTTAATCATAGTCTCCATCTTATCGACTCGTATGGAAATACGGTCGATGTTTTTATCAATATCTGGTGAACGTTCTGCTGGTAAGTCTTCTTTAATCCATTCCAGAAGATCTGATATGCCGCGCA of Thalassotalea insulae contains these proteins:
- a CDS encoding EAL domain-containing protein: MNTSDLKLLVVDDDDVDREKIRRLLKLVDLPASIEEASSVKDSIAVIKNSDYDCIIVDYRLGNEDGLKLLNQIRTQLDKNCAVIIITGLGSEEVAAEAMRLGASDYLIKNHLKATQLLHAILNAISKAKYEQEINELAHFDNLTGLVSRPLLLDRLRQTIKHIERQEKLAALAFIDLDHFKPINDNHGHDAGDFVLVEIAKKLTYTLRTSDTIARIGGDEFVLLLDDINDIEECEDLLKRVLLILSVPIQLPNESFVKISASIGVTIIHDAKLDADTILRRADQTMYQAKNSGRNKISFFDPEEEKKQVQLRKLLTEVGAAIDSKQFNLLYQPKINSITNEFIGVEALIRWHHPEQGVLSPSYFSHALEHSAMGIKIGEWVINHALKQCALWRKAGYNIQVSINITPAHILKRDFIDRLHESLIDYPKSIYSLLEIEVLESVSIANIDEAVEVLSKCQALGINIALDDFGTGFASLNYLKQLPLNTLKVDRAFIQNIKTDKKDEAIVKSIIGLSKDFNYRLIAEGIETKAQLKKFQSLGGEIVQGYYYAKPMAADKLIPWIIAKNFRYNK
- a CDS encoding response regulator; protein product: MIKNLNILLVEDDDVAAEAVVRSLSKVAPNIPIVLATHGKEALDILRADEEYSPLKRPLIILLDLNMPVMNGLEFLEVVRTSSDLKDLVIFVLTTSDSETDRTQAYYHNVAGYMVKSAVGPQFSKLASLLLSYQTAVEMTP